In a single window of the Azospirillum thiophilum genome:
- a CDS encoding response regulator: MDQAGSADGGNGVISVILVEDDAPTRDFLAASLAAGAGIVLLASAGSLAEARAALENHRPRVLVTDLKLPDGHGSELIREVRQRMPETEIMVISVLGDELSVMQAVRAGASGYILKDARPIDLIVAVHDLTNGRSPISASIARHIIRQSQAAPPAAAAEEAPPPALTPREMDILWGIAKGFTYNDIAARLGISRQTVPSHIKNIYRKLEVNSRSEAVYTAVERKIIKLSD; the protein is encoded by the coding sequence GTGGATCAGGCAGGATCGGCCGACGGAGGCAACGGTGTCATCTCGGTGATCCTGGTGGAGGACGACGCCCCGACCCGGGATTTCCTGGCCGCGTCGCTGGCCGCGGGCGCGGGCATCGTGCTGCTGGCCTCGGCCGGATCGCTGGCGGAGGCGCGCGCGGCGCTGGAAAACCACCGTCCACGCGTTCTGGTGACCGACCTGAAGCTTCCCGACGGCCATGGCAGCGAGCTGATCCGCGAGGTGCGGCAGCGCATGCCGGAGACCGAGATCATGGTGATCTCGGTCCTGGGGGACGAGCTGTCGGTGATGCAGGCGGTGCGTGCCGGTGCCTCGGGCTACATCCTGAAGGACGCGCGGCCGATCGACCTGATCGTGGCGGTGCATGACCTGACCAACGGCCGCTCCCCCATCTCCGCCTCCATCGCCCGCCACATCATCCGCCAGTCCCAGGCCGCCCCGCCGGCCGCGGCGGCGGAGGAGGCGCCGCCGCCCGCCCTGACCCCGCGCGAGATGGACATCCTGTGGGGCATCGCCAAGGGCTTCACATACAACGACATCGCGGCCCGGCTCGGCATCAGCCGGCAGACGGTGCCGAGCCACATCAAGAACATCTACCGCAAGCTCGAGGTCAATTCCCGCAGCGAAGCGGTCTACACTGCGGTGGAACGGAAAATCATCAAGCTGTCGGACTGA
- a CDS encoding TonB-dependent receptor has translation MTRTHGKAAARQAARYNNGMSVAPYALMSGLRPVATAASLAGAVLAGGLALPSAALAQTATAAPAASAKAAATPAASSKADDATTLPVLEITASSPAQGALQQPYAGGQVARGGSVGLLGTRNVMDTPFSTVNFTSQLIEDQQARTAADTLINDASVRLTTGSNGFDDTFQIRGFAVPAGDVGFNGMYGLVSSNRVPSQLIERIELLKGPGALANGIAPGGSIGGGINIIAKRAGEEPLTRVTTTYLSDANFGLNLDASRRFGTNKEWGVRFNGLLRGGEASIDDGDVRSGFGSLAVDYRGERVRWSLDAIRQHDSTDNFRPQISLLSTIPSIPSPPDARSNWYPGTTLVQKDTTVASNIEFDVTEALTAYAGIGYRKGTNDQVFPVSGPAANALGTFTVRNSYYDSYNETVSGTAGLRWRFETGPVRHALNVGYSGFRRDEGNAYIQSAGTVVSNIYRPSALPVITAARTDPRKSAETTLTSFAVADTLSILDERVLLTLGVRDQTVKVDSFNTTTGALTSKYKASATTPLAGFVVKPLEHVSVYANYAEGLSRGTIVGAGYANTGAVLAPYKSKQYEAGVKVDWGSITTTAAVFQLSRPNSIRNAANELAYDGEQRNRGLELSAYGEILPGLRAMASASFLRPELTKTAVAAEQGNDAAGVPDKTFSASLDWDTPWVQGLSLNGRAIHTSGSYLTNANTLRFDGWTRFDVGARYSATVAGKPVVLRANVENLFDKDYWLTTGTYVTVGAPRTVVLSATVDF, from the coding sequence ATGACTCGTACCCACGGCAAGGCCGCTGCGCGCCAAGCCGCCCGCTACAACAACGGCATGTCCGTTGCTCCTTATGCCCTGATGTCCGGCCTGCGCCCGGTCGCAACGGCAGCAAGCCTTGCCGGCGCCGTGCTGGCGGGCGGCCTCGCGCTGCCGTCCGCGGCCCTTGCCCAGACGGCAACCGCGGCCCCGGCGGCTTCGGCCAAGGCGGCCGCGACCCCGGCTGCTTCAAGCAAGGCCGACGATGCGACGACGCTGCCGGTCCTGGAGATCACCGCCAGCTCGCCGGCGCAAGGCGCGCTGCAACAGCCCTATGCCGGCGGCCAGGTGGCCCGCGGCGGCTCGGTCGGTCTGCTCGGCACGCGGAACGTGATGGACACGCCGTTCAGCACGGTCAATTTCACCTCGCAGCTGATCGAGGACCAGCAGGCGCGCACGGCGGCCGATACGCTGATCAACGACGCCTCGGTGCGCCTGACCACGGGCAGCAACGGGTTCGACGACACCTTCCAGATCCGCGGCTTCGCCGTTCCGGCCGGCGACGTCGGCTTCAACGGCATGTATGGGCTGGTGTCGTCCAACCGCGTGCCGTCGCAGCTGATCGAGCGCATCGAGCTGCTCAAGGGTCCGGGCGCGCTCGCCAACGGCATCGCCCCCGGCGGCAGCATCGGCGGCGGCATCAACATCATTGCCAAGCGCGCCGGCGAGGAGCCGCTGACCCGCGTCACCACCACCTATCTGAGCGACGCCAATTTCGGCCTCAATCTCGACGCCAGCCGCCGCTTCGGCACCAACAAGGAGTGGGGTGTCCGCTTCAACGGCCTGCTGCGCGGCGGGGAAGCCTCAATCGACGACGGCGACGTGCGCTCCGGCTTCGGCTCGCTGGCGGTGGATTACCGCGGAGAGCGGGTGCGCTGGTCGCTCGACGCCATCCGGCAGCATGACAGCACGGACAATTTCCGGCCGCAGATCAGCCTGCTGTCCACCATCCCGTCCATTCCGTCGCCGCCCGACGCCCGCAGCAACTGGTATCCGGGAACGACGCTGGTCCAGAAGGACACCACCGTCGCCTCGAACATCGAGTTCGACGTGACCGAGGCGCTGACCGCCTATGCCGGCATCGGCTACCGCAAGGGAACCAACGACCAGGTCTTCCCGGTTTCCGGCCCGGCGGCGAACGCGCTCGGCACCTTCACGGTGCGCAATTCCTATTACGATTCCTACAACGAGACGGTGAGCGGCACCGCCGGCCTGCGCTGGCGCTTCGAGACCGGACCGGTCCGCCACGCGCTGAATGTCGGCTACAGCGGCTTCCGGCGCGACGAGGGCAATGCCTACATCCAGTCGGCCGGCACGGTCGTCTCGAACATCTACCGCCCGTCGGCGCTGCCCGTCATCACCGCCGCCCGCACCGACCCGCGCAAGTCGGCCGAGACGACGCTCACCAGCTTCGCGGTGGCCGACACGCTGTCGATCCTCGACGAGCGGGTGCTGCTGACGCTCGGCGTGCGCGACCAGACGGTGAAGGTCGACAGCTTCAACACGACCACCGGCGCCCTGACCAGCAAGTACAAGGCCAGCGCGACGACGCCGCTCGCCGGCTTCGTCGTCAAGCCGCTGGAGCATGTCTCGGTCTATGCGAACTATGCCGAGGGGCTGTCGCGCGGCACCATCGTCGGCGCCGGCTACGCCAACACCGGCGCGGTGCTGGCCCCCTACAAGTCGAAGCAGTACGAGGCCGGGGTCAAGGTCGATTGGGGCAGCATCACCACCACCGCGGCGGTGTTCCAGCTGTCCCGGCCGAACTCGATCCGCAACGCGGCCAACGAGCTGGCCTATGACGGCGAGCAGCGCAACCGCGGCCTGGAGCTGTCGGCCTACGGCGAGATCCTGCCCGGCCTGCGCGCCATGGCCAGCGCCTCCTTCCTGCGCCCGGAGCTGACCAAGACCGCCGTCGCGGCGGAGCAGGGCAACGACGCGGCCGGCGTGCCGGACAAGACCTTCTCCGCCAGCCTCGACTGGGACACGCCGTGGGTGCAGGGCCTCTCCCTCAACGGGCGGGCGATCCACACCTCGGGCTCCTACCTGACCAACGCCAACACGCTGCGCTTCGACGGCTGGACCCGCTTCGACGTCGGCGCCCGCTATTCCGCCACTGTGGCGGGCAAGCCGGTCGTGCTGCGCGCCAATGTCGAGAACCTGTTCGACAAGGATTACTGGCTGACCACCGGCACCTACGTCACCGTCGGCGCGCCGCGCACCGTGGTGCTGTCCGCCACCGTCGATTTCTGA
- a CDS encoding PepSY-associated TM helix domain-containing protein, which yields MKTAKAPRPAGQGIRQSMSGLHSWTGLLLGWILYAMFLTGTVAYFKDELSQWMRPELAHQTEVPDPASVAQRIADELAGVAPGSPQWSMRLPDARNNSVYAFWRTAPRTPGQRGFGEGYFDPATGRTVSARDTMGGDFFYRFHFQFHYMPVLWGRWIAGAAAMFMLVAIVSGVITHKKIFVDFFTFRWGKGQRSWLDAHNALSVFGLPFHFMITYTGLVTLMALYMPWGEQAAFKSQAERRQLTAELSAFIQPGQPSGRSVPLAPVADMVRQAEERWGRDAVGRVTATNPGDAAARVAVARGDAGRVSMSPQYLEFEGTTGRLVAVHEGVGPAAETRGVLYALHLGRFSDSVTRWLYFLVSLAGTAMVGTGLVMWIVKRRQKLPDPDRPHLGFRLVERLNIASIAGLSVAMTAFLWGNRLLPPGMAERAAWEIHVFFIVWALALVHAVLRPVRKAWIEQLWAAAALLALLPLLNALTTERPLWHSLADGDWVFAGMDLMCWALAALHAALAIRTARHRPKVRSGVQKTRSGGASDREATDRERMAGALPRKGEA from the coding sequence ATGAAAACGGCCAAAGCGCCACGCCCTGCCGGCCAAGGCATCCGCCAGAGCATGTCCGGCCTGCACAGCTGGACCGGGCTGCTGCTCGGCTGGATTCTCTATGCCATGTTCCTCACCGGGACGGTGGCCTATTTCAAGGACGAGCTGTCGCAATGGATGCGGCCGGAGCTGGCGCACCAGACCGAGGTGCCCGATCCGGCATCGGTGGCCCAGCGCATCGCCGACGAGCTGGCCGGCGTTGCGCCGGGCAGCCCGCAATGGAGCATGCGCCTGCCCGACGCGCGCAACAACAGCGTCTACGCCTTCTGGCGCACGGCGCCGCGCACACCGGGCCAGCGCGGCTTCGGAGAGGGATATTTCGATCCCGCCACCGGGCGCACGGTGAGCGCACGCGACACGATGGGCGGCGACTTCTTCTACCGCTTCCATTTCCAGTTCCACTATATGCCGGTGCTGTGGGGGCGGTGGATCGCCGGCGCGGCGGCGATGTTCATGCTGGTGGCCATCGTCAGCGGCGTCATCACCCACAAGAAGATCTTCGTCGATTTCTTCACCTTCCGCTGGGGGAAGGGACAGCGCTCGTGGCTCGACGCCCACAATGCGCTGTCGGTGTTCGGGCTGCCCTTCCACTTCATGATCACCTACACCGGGCTGGTCACGCTGATGGCGCTCTACATGCCGTGGGGCGAGCAGGCGGCCTTCAAGAGCCAGGCCGAGCGCCGGCAGCTGACCGCCGAGCTCAGCGCCTTCATCCAGCCGGGCCAGCCCAGCGGGCGGAGCGTGCCGCTCGCCCCGGTCGCGGACATGGTGCGGCAGGCCGAGGAGCGCTGGGGCCGCGACGCGGTCGGGCGCGTCACCGCCACCAATCCCGGCGATGCGGCGGCGCGGGTCGCGGTGGCGCGCGGCGATGCCGGGCGCGTCTCCATGAGTCCGCAATATCTGGAGTTCGAGGGCACCACCGGCCGGCTGGTCGCGGTCCATGAGGGCGTCGGCCCGGCGGCGGAGACGCGCGGCGTGCTCTATGCGCTGCATCTGGGGCGCTTCAGCGACAGCGTGACGCGCTGGCTCTATTTCCTGGTCAGCCTCGCCGGCACGGCGATGGTGGGCACCGGGCTGGTGATGTGGATCGTCAAGCGGCGGCAGAAGCTGCCCGATCCGGACCGGCCGCATCTCGGCTTCCGTCTGGTCGAGCGGCTGAACATCGCCAGCATCGCCGGGCTGTCGGTCGCCATGACGGCGTTCCTGTGGGGCAACCGCCTGCTGCCGCCGGGGATGGCCGAGCGGGCCGCCTGGGAAATCCATGTCTTCTTCATCGTCTGGGCGCTGGCGCTGGTCCATGCCGTGCTGCGTCCGGTGCGCAAGGCGTGGATCGAGCAGCTGTGGGCGGCTGCGGCGCTGCTGGCGTTGCTGCCGCTGCTGAATGCGCTGACCACGGAACGGCCGCTGTGGCACAGCCTGGCCGACGGCGATTGGGTGTTCGCCGGCATGGACCTGATGTGCTGGGCGCTGGCCGCGCTCCATGCCGCCCTGGCGATCAGGACGGCGCGGCACCGGCCGAAAGTCCGGTCCGGAGTTCAAAAGACACGATCCGGGGGCGCATCGGATCGCGAAGCGACCGACCGTGAACGGATGGCCGGCGCCCTGCCGCGCAAGGGGGAAGCATGA
- a CDS encoding RNA polymerase sigma factor yields MGDREKPGLVAGFQEHYGDLLRFLIWRTGDADHAADVAQDTYFRLAAIQESEKPIGNLRAYILRVARNLSIDRLRRDKWLVPAETVAAEVAVVADDAVSPDEALLSKERLRLLDEALQALPAKPREALLLHRLGGLSQAEIAVRLGVSESMVTKYVAQAMQHCRTWRQRLDSERS; encoded by the coding sequence ATGGGGGACAGGGAAAAGCCCGGTCTGGTGGCGGGCTTCCAGGAGCATTACGGGGATTTGCTGCGCTTCCTGATCTGGCGGACCGGCGACGCCGACCATGCCGCCGACGTGGCGCAGGACACCTATTTCCGGCTCGCGGCGATCCAGGAGTCTGAAAAGCCGATCGGCAATCTGCGTGCCTACATCCTGAGGGTCGCCCGCAACCTGTCGATCGACCGGCTGCGCCGCGACAAATGGCTGGTCCCGGCCGAGACGGTCGCGGCCGAGGTCGCGGTGGTGGCCGACGACGCCGTTTCGCCGGACGAGGCGCTGCTGTCCAAGGAACGGTTGCGCCTGCTCGACGAGGCCTTGCAGGCCTTGCCGGCCAAACCGCGCGAGGCGCTGCTGCTGCACCGGCTCGGCGGCCTGTCCCAGGCCGAGATCGCCGTCCGCCTGGGTGTTTCGGAAAGCATGGTCACGAAATACGTGGCCCAGGCCATGCAGCATTGCCGGACATGGCGCCAGCGGCTGGACAGCGAAAGATCGTAG
- a CDS encoding FecR family protein gives MSDPNASILDEEALDWLVRVSFGTAGPDEFAAWRARSPAHERAARSAEALWRDIGHTATAAEFSRREAARGRLPHLPAGAMRRGIDRRPGHLGRRAVMTGAMAASAAALVASSGVFGPLAGLAADHATRPGERREVTLPDGSMAMLNTATALSVRFTAAERRIVLTAGEAFFAVAKDPDRPFVVAARGGETRAVGTAFAVRTDGDEVRVTVSEGIVEVTAAAGLPVRLIAGQGAGYGGAGSQPLPQQVNEAAATAWRRGKLIFNQRPLVEVAAEMSRYRPGRVVVANPDLERLPVTGVFELDDQDAMLRAIEQALPVRVLHLPLLTVLR, from the coding sequence ATGTCCGATCCGAATGCCTCCATCCTCGACGAGGAAGCGCTTGATTGGCTGGTCCGCGTGAGCTTCGGCACCGCCGGCCCGGACGAGTTCGCGGCATGGCGCGCCCGCAGCCCGGCCCATGAGCGGGCCGCCCGCTCGGCGGAGGCGCTGTGGCGCGACATCGGCCATACCGCGACGGCGGCAGAGTTCTCCCGGCGCGAAGCGGCGCGCGGCCGGCTGCCGCATCTGCCGGCCGGGGCGATGCGCCGCGGCATCGACCGGCGTCCGGGGCACCTGGGCCGCCGGGCCGTCATGACCGGCGCCATGGCGGCGTCGGCCGCCGCGCTGGTCGCCTCCTCCGGGGTGTTCGGCCCGCTGGCCGGGCTCGCCGCCGACCACGCCACCCGGCCGGGGGAGCGCCGCGAGGTGACCCTGCCCGACGGCTCCATGGCGATGCTCAACACCGCCACCGCCCTTTCGGTCCGCTTCACCGCGGCGGAGCGGCGCATCGTCCTGACGGCCGGCGAGGCCTTCTTTGCGGTGGCGAAGGATCCCGACCGGCCCTTCGTGGTGGCGGCGCGCGGCGGCGAGACGCGGGCCGTCGGCACTGCCTTCGCCGTCCGCACCGACGGCGACGAGGTGCGGGTCACCGTCAGCGAGGGCATCGTGGAGGTGACCGCCGCCGCCGGCCTGCCGGTGCGCCTGATTGCCGGGCAGGGGGCGGGCTATGGCGGGGCCGGCAGCCAGCCGCTGCCGCAGCAGGTGAACGAGGCGGCGGCGACGGCGTGGCGGCGCGGCAAGCTGATCTTCAACCAGCGTCCGCTGGTCGAGGTGGCGGCGGAGATGAGCCGCTACCGCCCCGGCCGCGTCGTCGTCGCCAATCCGGATCTGGAGCGTCTGCCGGTGACCGGCGTCTTCGAACTGGACGACCAGGATGCCATGCTGCGCGCCATCGAACAGGCCCTGCCGGTCAGGGTGCTGCACCTGCCGCTGCTGACCGTTCTGCGGTAG
- a CDS encoding DUF3325 family protein, with product MTHLLPFALCLAGFAALALAMDRQQHELFGRSLPKPTTRALRTAGSAALLLALGVLVGRQGWGLGLVMFSGHTSLTAGIVHCTLIGYMRRAAGAPARR from the coding sequence ATGACCCATCTGTTGCCCTTCGCGCTGTGCCTGGCCGGGTTCGCCGCGCTGGCCCTGGCGATGGACCGCCAGCAGCACGAGCTGTTCGGGCGGTCGCTGCCGAAACCCACCACGCGCGCGCTGCGCACCGCCGGCAGCGCCGCCCTGCTGCTGGCGCTGGGCGTTCTCGTCGGCCGGCAGGGCTGGGGCCTCGGCCTCGTCATGTTCAGCGGCCACACCAGCCTGACCGCCGGCATCGTGCATTGCACGCTGATCGGCTACATGAGGCGGGCCGCCGGTGCGCCCGCGCGCCGGTAG
- a CDS encoding DUF4198 domain-containing protein, with product MNRFSAIVAVAALGFALPAQAHQIWIEQPDGQNATIRFGEFGENLREASPGLLDKFVKPAGTLVSAKGERASDAAKSTDGFTLPFKAADGESIVAEDAQYPLYSWKQGDKDTTNWFHPAARLITGFAEQQPKLALDLVPAGKPGQFKLFYKGQPKAKAKVTLVTQSGWAKEGHTDEQGLVSFDMPWKGTYVAEVAVNERSPGERPGANGAEKYDGVSYVTTLTYVHADGLAPIPAGPAAAPGK from the coding sequence ATGAACAGATTTTCCGCAATCGTCGCCGTCGCCGCGCTGGGCTTCGCCTTGCCGGCGCAGGCCCATCAGATCTGGATCGAACAGCCCGACGGGCAGAACGCCACCATCCGCTTCGGCGAGTTCGGCGAGAACCTGCGCGAGGCGTCGCCCGGGCTGCTCGACAAGTTCGTCAAGCCGGCCGGCACGCTGGTCTCCGCCAAGGGCGAGCGGGCGTCCGATGCCGCCAAGAGCACGGACGGCTTCACCCTGCCCTTCAAGGCCGCGGACGGCGAGAGCATCGTGGCCGAAGACGCGCAATACCCGCTCTACAGCTGGAAGCAGGGCGACAAGGACACCACCAACTGGTTCCATCCCGCCGCGCGTCTGATCACCGGCTTCGCCGAACAGCAGCCGAAACTGGCGCTCGATCTGGTGCCGGCCGGCAAGCCGGGCCAGTTCAAGCTGTTCTACAAGGGCCAGCCCAAGGCCAAGGCCAAGGTGACGCTGGTGACGCAATCCGGCTGGGCGAAGGAGGGCCATACCGACGAGCAGGGGCTGGTGAGCTTCGACATGCCGTGGAAGGGCACCTACGTCGCCGAGGTCGCCGTCAACGAGCGCAGCCCGGGTGAGCGTCCGGGTGCCAACGGCGCCGAGAAGTATGACGGCGTGAGCTATGTCACCACGCTGACCTACGTCCATGCCGACGGTCTGGCGCCGATCCCCGCGGGACCGGCCGCAGCCCCCGGCAAATGA
- a CDS encoding DUF3649 domain-containing protein, producing MTAMAGWIRWIRDFGPLVSRIAAALFGGYALAALASVAVLALPMAKPQAVLTGMLASFAIYAGAVIWVFAVRSALRAWAGLLIVAAPLLAAAWSVW from the coding sequence ATGACCGCCATGGCCGGCTGGATCCGTTGGATCCGCGATTTCGGCCCGCTCGTCTCGCGCATCGCCGCCGCCCTGTTCGGCGGCTATGCGCTGGCGGCGCTGGCCAGCGTGGCGGTGCTCGCGCTTCCCATGGCCAAGCCGCAGGCGGTGCTGACCGGGATGCTGGCGAGCTTCGCCATCTATGCCGGCGCCGTCATCTGGGTCTTCGCGGTGCGCAGCGCGCTGCGGGCCTGGGCGGGCCTTCTTATCGTGGCCGCGCCGCTGCTGGCGGCGGCGTGGTCCGTCTGGTGA
- a CDS encoding sensor histidine kinase, whose amino-acid sequence MSQHIAGLPVPGQPLPGQPLRTRLRAWLRAWLRGRGPLLLVYYALATAFGLGLVTAIPTVPQGVLTIDEAQFSPVPADRDIGRPPPEAMPAEAAAVSLPHRCKAVPDPIGCSGLFRLTFRYDPHTEEPWSVYVPLLSGRITLWVNGVLLADSRNLQSDVVVNQLIPLIQPIPKPFLNGGENRIDIRMEAWSQGGGFLDTVLVGADHLLRPAYNQREWMMGTLPRLLVAWQAALCLSLLIVWIGCRDEPIHLLMSLILGLGVLQGLPLFLTELNGLEWPLRVINFTGQWQAALLPIVMARLVGRRLTVPIWLLLLVPAVITVAFLVASLDPAQLQPWFAPLWLFVGIPWGTVILGWSIWIALSAAVRRNHAAAQLVLGGLIVVSLMVGHDILSVIGVLGLRVPSLTRYMAPLLMTVISATLMWRFAQALGEVNRFNDVLRQEVAAAEVELRASFAREHAQTHVTALESERLRLTRDLHDGLAGQLVSIVAQCELPQRDYRRIGAAARQALDDLRLVVASLDDVGNDLGMMLAQFHDRIGPQLQAQGIELDWQMAPLPDVEGLRSEHALTLFRILQEAVTNAVRHSGCRRVAIVMAPAPAPDGGPDAALRFAVRIVVRDEGCGIPGGILEGSGAARPGKGLNNMRQRAATLGADLAMLSGPDGTRIVIDLPFRLPGF is encoded by the coding sequence GTGAGCCAACACATCGCCGGTCTGCCGGTGCCCGGCCAACCCCTGCCCGGCCAACCCCTGCGGACGCGCCTGCGGGCATGGCTGAGGGCATGGCTGAGGGGACGCGGGCCGCTGCTGCTTGTGTATTATGCGTTGGCCACGGCGTTCGGTCTGGGGCTGGTGACGGCGATCCCGACGGTTCCGCAGGGCGTCCTGACCATCGACGAGGCGCAATTCTCCCCGGTGCCCGCGGACCGGGACATCGGCAGGCCGCCCCCCGAAGCGATGCCGGCGGAGGCGGCGGCCGTCTCGCTTCCCCATCGCTGCAAGGCGGTGCCCGATCCCATCGGCTGTTCCGGCCTGTTCCGCCTGACCTTCCGCTACGACCCGCACACGGAGGAGCCCTGGTCGGTCTATGTGCCGCTCCTGTCCGGGCGCATAACCCTGTGGGTGAACGGGGTGCTGCTGGCCGACAGCCGGAACCTGCAATCCGACGTGGTCGTCAACCAGTTGATCCCGCTGATCCAGCCGATTCCCAAACCGTTCCTGAACGGCGGCGAGAACCGGATCGACATCCGCATGGAGGCCTGGAGCCAGGGCGGCGGTTTTCTCGACACCGTGCTGGTCGGCGCCGACCACCTGCTTCGCCCCGCCTACAACCAACGCGAATGGATGATGGGCACGCTGCCGCGCCTGCTGGTGGCGTGGCAGGCGGCCTTGTGCCTGTCCCTGCTGATCGTGTGGATCGGCTGCCGGGACGAGCCGATCCATTTGCTGATGAGCCTGATCCTCGGGCTCGGCGTGCTCCAGGGCCTGCCGCTGTTCCTCACCGAGCTGAACGGGCTGGAATGGCCGCTGCGCGTCATCAATTTCACCGGCCAATGGCAGGCGGCGCTGCTGCCCATCGTGATGGCCCGTCTGGTCGGGCGCAGATTGACAGTTCCCATCTGGCTGCTGTTGCTGGTGCCGGCGGTGATCACCGTGGCGTTCCTGGTCGCCTCCCTCGACCCGGCGCAGCTGCAGCCATGGTTCGCCCCGCTGTGGCTGTTCGTCGGCATTCCCTGGGGGACGGTCATTCTGGGCTGGTCGATCTGGATCGCGCTGTCCGCGGCGGTCCGCCGGAACCACGCCGCCGCCCAGCTCGTGCTGGGCGGCCTGATCGTCGTCAGCCTGATGGTCGGCCATGACATCCTGTCGGTGATCGGCGTGCTGGGCCTGCGCGTGCCGTCGCTGACCCGCTACATGGCGCCCCTGCTGATGACGGTGATCAGCGCCACGCTGATGTGGCGGTTTGCCCAGGCGCTGGGCGAGGTCAACCGCTTCAACGACGTGCTGCGGCAGGAGGTGGCGGCGGCCGAGGTCGAGCTGCGGGCCAGCTTCGCCCGCGAGCATGCGCAGACCCATGTCACCGCGCTGGAAAGCGAACGGCTGCGCCTGACCCGCGACCTGCATGACGGGCTGGCCGGGCAGCTGGTGTCGATCGTCGCCCAATGCGAGCTGCCGCAGCGCGATTACCGCCGCATCGGCGCGGCGGCGCGGCAGGCGCTGGACGATCTGCGGCTGGTGGTGGCGTCGCTGGACGATGTCGGCAACGATCTGGGCATGATGCTGGCCCAGTTCCACGACCGCATCGGCCCGCAGCTCCAGGCCCAGGGGATCGAGCTCGACTGGCAGATGGCGCCGCTGCCCGATGTCGAGGGGTTGAGGTCGGAACATGCGCTGACCCTGTTCCGCATCCTCCAGGAGGCCGTCACCAACGCGGTGCGCCATTCCGGCTGCCGCCGGGTCGCCATCGTCATGGCGCCGGCTCCGGCTCCGGACGGCGGGCCTGATGCCGCGCTGCGCTTCGCGGTCCGGATCGTCGTGCGGGACGAAGGCTGCGGCATCCCCGGCGGCATCCTCGAAGGGAGCGGCGCCGCGCGGCCCGGCAAGGGGCTGAACAACATGCGGCAGCGCGCCGCGACGCTGGGTGCGGATCTCGCCATGCTCAGCGGCCCGGACGGCACCCGGATCGTCATCGACCTGCCGTTCCGCCTTCCCGGCTTCTGA
- a CDS encoding DUF2946 family protein: MTAAGQGLRRGLRRVGLTAGMAALLVQLFAWALLMPAMSAPAGGSGGGIAVCTAEGMVLLDVDGPPAGAELPSGQAPDLPDGHADGGGCPLCPLIAGLHLPPPLFLVTQDSVIRHGATALPGALILAGWFLSTLQARAPPA, encoded by the coding sequence GTGACCGCGGCCGGCCAGGGGTTGCGCCGCGGGTTGCGCCGCGTCGGCCTGACGGCCGGCATGGCGGCATTGCTGGTCCAGCTGTTCGCCTGGGCGCTGCTCATGCCGGCGATGTCCGCTCCGGCCGGCGGGAGCGGCGGCGGGATCGCCGTCTGCACCGCCGAGGGAATGGTTCTTCTCGACGTCGACGGCCCGCCGGCCGGCGCGGAACTGCCATCGGGACAAGCGCCGGATCTTCCGGACGGGCATGCGGACGGCGGAGGCTGCCCGCTGTGCCCGCTGATCGCCGGGCTGCATCTGCCGCCGCCGCTTTTCCTGGTGACGCAGGACAGCGTGATCCGGCACGGCGCAACGGCCCTGCCCGGCGCGCTGATCCTGGCCGGCTGGTTCCTCTCCACCCTCCAGGCACGCGCACCGCCGGCCTGA